A stretch of Ipomoea triloba cultivar NCNSP0323 chromosome 13, ASM357664v1 DNA encodes these proteins:
- the LOC116001679 gene encoding osmotin-like protein TPM-1, which produces MEYIRTFSIFKKRTLSVLLLLLLSLFTSGYAATFEVHNNCPYTVWAASTPIGGGRRLDHGQCWKINAPAGTKMARIWGRTKCKFDSSGRGSCETGDCGGVLQCTGWGKPPNTLAEYALNQFNNLDFFDISNVDGFNIPMSFAPTKPSTNHKCRAISCTADIVGQCPGPLKVAGGCNNPCTTFRKPEYCCTNGPCGPTDYSRFFKTRCPDAYSYPKDDATSTFTCAGGSTDYTVVFCP; this is translated from the coding sequence ATGGAGTACATAAGAACTTTTTCCATCTTCAAAAAAAGAACTCTTTCcgttctcctcctcctcctcctcagcCTATTCACATCCGGCTACGCCGCCACTTTCGAAGTCCACAACAACTGCCCCTACACCGTGTGGGCAGCGTCAACGCCAATTGGCGGTGGCCGCCGCCTCGACCATGGCCAATGCTGGAAGATCAACGCCCCAGCCGGCACGAAAATGGCCCGCATATGGGGCCGCACAAAGTGCAAGTTTGACTCTAGCGGGAGGGGCTCATGCGAGACCGGTGACTGCGGTGGGGTGTTGCAGTGCACCGGGTGGGGCAAACCGCCTAACACCCTAGCCGAGTACGCCCTTAACCAATTCAACAACCTCGACTTCTTCGACATCTCCAACGTCGACGGCTTCAACATCCCCATGAGTTTCGCCCCCACCAAACCCAGCACCAACCACAAATGCCGTGCAATCTCATGCACGGCGGATATCGTCGGCCAATGCCCCGGCCCTCTCAAGGTTGCCGGAGGGTGTAACAACCCTTGCACCACCTTTAGAAAACCAGAGTATTGCTGCACCAATGGACCATGTGGGCCCACAGATTATTCAAGGTTTTTCAAGACAAGATGCCCTGATGCTTATAGTTACCCTAAGGATGATGCCACCAGCACTTTCACTTGCGCGGGAGGAAGCACGGATTATACCGTTGTTTTCTGCCCATGA